A single region of the Rhizobium grahamii genome encodes:
- a CDS encoding TetR/AcrR family transcriptional regulator, giving the protein MQDAGTEKRPRGRPQVRCDDDTRRVIIEAANDQFRKAGYASASISAIAQTAGVSTKTLYRLFPAKADLFSALISSRIDGYFLGLDHDTLSGLGLEEGLERLILAYGRLTLSTDTITITRLVLGESDRFPELAKVFYEKAMMRTSHVMEAWLALQVERNLIHLDDPAAATGMLRGMMTMEPQRAAMIGMIDIISDQQIVQRARDCATLFLKGCVVKRQIVNE; this is encoded by the coding sequence ATGCAGGACGCAGGTACGGAAAAGCGCCCGAGAGGCAGGCCGCAGGTCAGATGCGACGACGATACCCGGCGCGTCATCATCGAGGCTGCCAATGACCAGTTCAGAAAGGCTGGCTATGCTTCGGCAAGTATCAGCGCCATCGCACAGACTGCCGGCGTCTCCACGAAAACGCTTTATCGCCTCTTTCCGGCAAAGGCTGATCTGTTCTCGGCGCTTATTTCAAGTCGGATCGATGGATACTTCCTTGGCCTGGATCACGACACGCTTTCCGGCCTCGGCCTTGAGGAGGGGCTGGAGCGTTTGATCCTTGCCTATGGCCGCCTGACACTTTCCACAGACACCATCACGATAACGCGCCTGGTTCTCGGCGAATCCGACCGCTTCCCGGAGTTGGCCAAGGTGTTCTACGAAAAGGCCATGATGCGCACCAGCCATGTGATGGAGGCTTGGCTTGCGCTGCAGGTCGAGCGCAATCTGATCCACCTGGACGATCCAGCAGCAGCCACCGGTATGCTGCGTGGCATGATGACCATGGAACCGCAGCGCGCCGCGATGATCGGCATGATCGACATTATATCGGACCAACAGATCGTCCAACGGGCACGCGACTGTGCCACGCTTTTCCTAAAAGGGTGTGTGGTCAAGCGCCAGATCGTGAACGAGTAA
- the chrA gene encoding chromate efflux transporter — MATIINEGAGTPDTDEHALPFSEALKVWVRVAALSFGGPAGQIAIMHRILVEEKRWIGEERFLHALNYCTLLPGPEAQQLAIYIGWLLHKTKGGIVAGTLFVLPGAVAIMALSWIYAVFGNVGAVQALFFGLKAAVLAIVLGAVLRIGSRSLKNRVMIGLAAAAFVALWLFQAPFPLVVVVAGVIGFIGGKMGWAAFSAGGGHGKIGGKQVADADSLLGESVPAHTRPNAVWLLKVAVFGVILWFGPIIFLFAFLGSHNVFSDIAVFFSKMAMVTFGGAYAVLSYVAQEAVNHYGWLRPGEMLDGLGLAETTPGPLIMVTQFVGFMGAYRAPGGLSPLLAGTLGGLLTTWVTFVPCFLWILLGAPFMETLRRNKALSAALAAITAAVVGIILNLAVWFSLHVLFSDVRKVNGFGMTLDVPVLSSVNLPSLILTLAAVVAVFRFKVGMLTVLAASALIGLAYGLTFGGHA, encoded by the coding sequence ATGGCGACGATCATCAACGAAGGCGCGGGGACGCCCGACACGGACGAACATGCACTGCCGTTTTCCGAAGCGCTGAAGGTCTGGGTAAGGGTAGCAGCACTGAGCTTCGGCGGACCAGCTGGCCAGATCGCTATCATGCACAGGATCCTCGTCGAGGAGAAGCGTTGGATCGGCGAGGAGCGGTTTCTCCACGCCCTGAACTACTGCACGCTTCTACCCGGCCCCGAGGCGCAGCAACTGGCCATCTACATCGGCTGGCTTCTGCACAAGACCAAGGGTGGCATCGTCGCCGGAACGCTGTTCGTTCTTCCCGGCGCGGTCGCAATCATGGCGCTGAGTTGGATCTACGCCGTTTTCGGAAACGTCGGCGCGGTGCAGGCGCTGTTCTTCGGACTGAAGGCGGCGGTCCTTGCCATCGTACTCGGGGCAGTTCTCCGTATCGGCAGCCGTTCGTTGAAGAACAGGGTCATGATCGGGCTTGCCGCCGCTGCCTTCGTTGCCCTCTGGCTCTTCCAGGCACCGTTCCCTTTGGTGGTTGTAGTGGCGGGCGTGATCGGCTTCATCGGCGGCAAGATGGGTTGGGCTGCGTTTTCCGCGGGCGGAGGTCATGGGAAGATCGGCGGCAAGCAGGTCGCCGATGCCGACAGCTTGCTTGGCGAGAGCGTGCCTGCCCATACGCGTCCGAATGCCGTCTGGTTGCTGAAGGTAGCAGTCTTCGGTGTGATCTTATGGTTTGGACCCATCATTTTCTTGTTCGCGTTCCTCGGTTCCCACAACGTCTTCTCCGACATAGCAGTGTTCTTCTCGAAGATGGCGATGGTGACCTTCGGTGGCGCCTATGCGGTCCTCTCCTACGTGGCGCAGGAGGCGGTCAACCACTATGGCTGGCTGAGGCCTGGCGAGATGCTCGACGGCCTCGGCCTTGCGGAGACGACGCCCGGCCCGCTGATCATGGTGACGCAATTCGTCGGGTTTATGGGCGCCTACCGTGCGCCCGGCGGTCTCTCGCCATTGCTCGCCGGAACGCTCGGTGGCCTACTGACAACGTGGGTCACCTTCGTCCCTTGCTTCCTGTGGATTCTGCTGGGCGCTCCGTTCATGGAGACATTGCGCCGGAACAAAGCTCTGTCGGCAGCGCTCGCGGCCATCACCGCGGCTGTGGTGGGGATCATCCTGAATCTGGCCGTTTGGTTTTCGCTCCATGTCCTGTTCTCCGACGTCAGGAAGGTGAACGGCTTCGGAATGACGCTCGACGTACCCGTGCTGAGTTCCGTCAATCTGCCTTCATTGATCCTCACGCTTGCGGCCGTCGTCGCCGTCTTCCGATTCAAAGTCGGAATGCTGACGGTATTGGCTGCAAGCGCGCTTATCGGGCTGGCCTATGGCCTGACGTTCGGCGGTCATGCCTAA
- a CDS encoding LysR family transcriptional regulator, with amino-acid sequence MDRLTSLSVFGKVVEYGGFTAAARRLNMSVTMVATHVQSLEERLGVRLLNRTTRKVSLTETGKFYYDRSAQILADLEEADLAAGALTTTPRGILKLNSTAAIVRFLLPVLDEFLLLYPSVTLDLGISERMVDMVEDGYDLAIRTVPLADNSLIARKLTPWRHILVCSPDYLEKHKAPTTLADLAGHDCTRYTYYPYGDDWTFENEAGERSRVKVSGSVVTNSAETLRHLAVNGRAMSLAPSFLVSDDLAEGRLVPLLPDYRGVEFTISAVYPNRSHLPTKVRLFIDLLADRFAEHRRWMS; translated from the coding sequence TTTCACCGCGGCAGCCCGTCGCCTGAACATGTCGGTGACCATGGTTGCCACCCATGTCCAGTCGCTGGAAGAACGCCTCGGCGTCCGGCTCCTCAACCGCACGACCCGCAAGGTAAGCCTGACCGAGACGGGCAAGTTCTACTACGACCGTTCTGCCCAGATCCTTGCGGATCTCGAGGAAGCAGACCTGGCGGCTGGCGCGCTGACGACGACGCCACGGGGTATCCTCAAGCTCAACTCCACGGCTGCGATCGTCAGATTTCTGCTTCCGGTTTTGGACGAGTTCCTGCTGCTTTATCCATCGGTAACGCTGGACCTTGGCATCAGCGAGCGGATGGTCGACATGGTCGAGGACGGCTACGACCTTGCCATCCGGACCGTTCCGCTCGCCGACAACAGCCTCATCGCGCGCAAGCTCACGCCGTGGCGGCACATCCTCGTCTGCTCGCCCGACTACCTCGAAAAGCACAAGGCACCCACGACGCTCGCCGATCTCGCCGGGCACGACTGCACGCGCTACACCTACTATCCCTACGGCGACGACTGGACGTTCGAGAACGAGGCGGGCGAGCGAAGCCGGGTGAAAGTAAGCGGATCGGTGGTAACGAACAGCGCCGAAACCCTACGCCACCTTGCGGTCAACGGCCGTGCCATGAGCCTCGCGCCGAGCTTCCTGGTGTCCGACGATCTGGCCGAAGGCCGTCTTGTCCCCCTGCTCCCGGATTACCGGGGCGTGGAGTTCACGATTAGCGCCGTCTATCCGAACAGAAGCCATCTGCCGACGAAGGTCCGTCTGTTCATCGATCTGCTGGCGGATCGTTTTGCCGAGCATCGCAGGTGGATGAGCTAG
- a CDS encoding chromate resistance protein ChrB domain-containing protein, with product MPSFLEITSDKLSRIVGTPGAPTLVDVRIGEDFNADPRLLPGSIRRDYRTVEEWGASIGDPAVIICQQGRKLSHGVAAHLRHAGIGAEVLEGGFEAWRHAEGLLVPEDKLPRRDGRGRTVWVTRSRPKIDRIACPWLIRRFVDPNAVFLFVPASEVSLVGERFGAAPFDIEDVFWSHRGELCTFDVMLEEFGLKSRPLLHLAAIVRGADTGRPDLAPEVAGLLAASLGLSRMYNDDLEQLEAGLTFYDAFYRWCRDATSETHNWPNAKAGQ from the coding sequence ATGCCGTCATTTCTTGAAATCACATCAGATAAACTCAGCCGCATCGTCGGAACGCCCGGCGCCCCGACGCTTGTCGACGTCCGGATCGGCGAGGACTTCAATGCCGATCCGCGCCTTCTTCCCGGATCGATACGCCGCGACTACCGCACTGTGGAGGAATGGGGGGCGTCGATTGGCGACCCTGCAGTCATTATCTGCCAGCAGGGCCGCAAGCTGAGCCATGGCGTTGCCGCCCATCTCCGACACGCCGGTATCGGCGCCGAAGTGCTTGAGGGTGGCTTCGAGGCCTGGCGGCACGCGGAGGGACTGCTTGTTCCGGAAGACAAGCTGCCGCGTCGCGACGGTCGGGGCCGCACTGTCTGGGTGACGCGCTCGCGTCCGAAGATCGACAGGATCGCTTGCCCATGGTTGATCCGACGCTTTGTCGATCCGAATGCAGTCTTCCTCTTCGTTCCTGCCTCCGAGGTATCTCTGGTCGGCGAACGCTTCGGCGCGGCTCCCTTCGACATCGAGGACGTGTTTTGGTCCCACCGGGGCGAACTCTGCACCTTTGACGTAATGCTTGAGGAATTCGGGTTGAAGTCCCGGCCTCTCCTGCATCTGGCCGCTATCGTACGGGGCGCGGACACCGGACGGCCCGATCTGGCCCCTGAAGTTGCCGGACTGCTTGCGGCCTCGCTTGGTCTGTCTCGCATGTACAACGACGATCTGGAGCAGTTGGAAGCGGGCCTGACATTCTACGACGCCTTCTATCGGTGGTGCCGGGACGCGACCAGCGAAACCCATAACTGGCCCAATGCCAAGGCGGGCCAGTGA
- a CDS encoding cold-shock protein — protein sequence MANGTVKFFNQDKGFGFITPDNGGPDVFVHISAVQGGSLRDGQNVSYDLGQDRKTGKSKAENVRPA from the coding sequence TTGGCAAATGGCACTGTAAAGTTTTTTAATCAGGACAAGGGCTTCGGCTTCATTACGCCGGACAATGGCGGCCCAGACGTCTTCGTGCATATCTCTGCAGTCCAGGGCGGATCGCTACGCGATGGCCAAAATGTCAGCTACGACCTGGGTCAGGATCGCAAGACCGGAAAGTCCAAGGCCGAGAACGTCCGTCCAGCCTAA
- a CDS encoding DHA2 family efflux MFS transporter permease subunit has protein sequence MSTVATIPATARPIAVSPKAGTREWIAVLAGMIGAFMAILNIQITNASLLDIEGGIGTGVDNGAWISTSYLIGEIIVIPLTAYFSSVFSFRRYMLVNTILFPLFSMACAFAHDLNSMIVLRGLQGFAGGVLIPMAFTMVLTKLPKAQQPTGLAIFALSVTFAPAIGPTIGGYLTENYGWQTIFFINTIPSAIMAIALAATLEKQPMQLKLLREGDWAGIVTMAIGLSALQTVLEEGNKDDWFSSPFILKLSIVAIAFLAAFIWIELTVEKPLVKLRLLKQRNFGIGVLVNVLVGVALFGTVYILPQYLGQVQRYNAEQIGNVLAWTGLPQLLLIPLVPIMMKRFDARYIGFLGISIFAVSCFMNVMLSADNAGDQFWIPNIVRAIGQALVLTPITAITTAGIAPSDAAAASGLTNMLRNLGGAVGTATLGTVLTKREQFHSNIIGQSVSVGREEVKARLDQLTGYFLSHGLSDQTKAAAQAVVALGKIVKRQALIIAFSDTFAVIGIVLATAAIALLFTQKPKAGGGAGAH, from the coding sequence ATGTCCACCGTTGCCACAATACCTGCGACCGCAAGGCCGATCGCTGTCTCGCCAAAGGCCGGGACCAGAGAATGGATCGCCGTACTCGCCGGCATGATCGGCGCCTTCATGGCGATCCTCAACATCCAGATCACCAATGCCTCGCTTCTCGACATCGAGGGCGGCATCGGTACCGGCGTCGACAACGGCGCCTGGATTTCAACCTCTTATCTTATCGGTGAAATCATCGTCATTCCCTTGACGGCCTATTTCAGCTCGGTCTTCTCGTTCCGTCGTTACATGCTCGTGAACACGATCCTGTTCCCGCTGTTTTCGATGGCCTGTGCCTTCGCGCATGACCTGAATTCCATGATCGTGCTGCGCGGGCTGCAGGGCTTTGCTGGCGGCGTGCTCATCCCAATGGCCTTTACCATGGTGCTTACCAAGCTGCCGAAGGCACAGCAGCCGACAGGTCTTGCGATCTTTGCACTGTCCGTCACCTTCGCGCCGGCAATCGGCCCGACGATCGGCGGCTACCTGACCGAGAATTACGGCTGGCAAACCATCTTCTTCATCAACACGATCCCGAGCGCGATCATGGCGATCGCACTCGCCGCCACGCTCGAGAAACAGCCGATGCAACTGAAGCTGCTGCGCGAAGGCGACTGGGCGGGTATCGTGACAATGGCGATCGGCCTGTCGGCACTGCAGACGGTCCTGGAAGAGGGCAACAAGGACGACTGGTTCTCGTCGCCCTTCATCCTCAAGCTCAGCATTGTCGCAATTGCATTCCTGGCTGCCTTCATCTGGATCGAGCTGACGGTCGAAAAGCCGCTCGTCAAGCTGCGACTGCTGAAGCAACGCAACTTCGGCATCGGCGTTCTGGTCAACGTGTTGGTGGGCGTGGCGCTCTTCGGCACCGTCTATATCCTGCCGCAATATCTCGGCCAGGTGCAGCGCTACAATGCCGAGCAGATCGGCAACGTGCTTGCCTGGACCGGCCTGCCGCAGCTTCTGTTGATCCCGCTCGTGCCGATCATGATGAAACGGTTCGACGCCCGTTACATTGGCTTCCTCGGCATCAGTATCTTTGCCGTCAGCTGCTTCATGAACGTGATGCTCTCCGCGGACAATGCCGGCGACCAGTTCTGGATCCCGAACATTGTGCGCGCCATCGGTCAGGCACTTGTGCTGACGCCGATCACTGCCATCACCACCGCTGGCATCGCACCTTCCGACGCCGCAGCCGCCTCAGGTCTCACGAACATGCTGCGAAACCTCGGTGGCGCCGTCGGCACCGCAACGCTCGGTACGGTCCTGACGAAGCGCGAGCAGTTTCACTCGAACATCATCGGCCAATCGGTGTCGGTCGGCCGGGAAGAGGTGAAGGCGCGTCTCGATCAGCTTACGGGATACTTCCTGTCGCATGGCCTTTCCGACCAAACCAAGGCTGCCGCCCAGGCGGTCGTGGCGCTCGGCAAGATCGTCAAGCGCCAGGCCCTGATCATCGCCTTCAGCGACACCTTCGCGGTGATCGGTATCGTGCTTGCCACGGCGGCCATCGCCTTGCTCTTCACGCAGAAGCCGAAGGCAGGCGGTGGAGCCGGAGCTCATTAA
- a CDS encoding NUDIX hydrolase produces the protein MPGKKTRPSLLAQLADEPEKLFSGAFRQQYGAVCFRYVGGSSKIEILVISSRDTGRWIVPKGWPMKKKKPYEAAAIEAWEEAGVKGAVHKTAIGRYTYLKFLDNGDVVPTIVDLFQIEVAEQKDAFKEKGQRRIAWVEPGEAARRVRELELKSLLVDFKPKGKRKGV, from the coding sequence ATGCCAGGAAAGAAGACGCGGCCCTCCTTGCTAGCGCAACTCGCTGACGAGCCGGAGAAGTTGTTCTCCGGCGCTTTCCGGCAGCAATATGGTGCGGTCTGTTTTCGCTACGTGGGCGGGTCATCGAAGATTGAGATCCTCGTCATCTCGTCGCGAGACACTGGCCGTTGGATTGTGCCCAAAGGCTGGCCGATGAAAAAGAAAAAGCCCTACGAGGCGGCAGCGATCGAGGCTTGGGAGGAAGCTGGCGTCAAGGGTGCCGTGCATAAGACCGCCATAGGTCGGTATACTTACCTCAAGTTTCTCGACAACGGTGATGTTGTTCCAACGATCGTCGACCTATTCCAGATCGAGGTCGCGGAACAGAAGGACGCGTTCAAGGAGAAGGGACAGCGCCGGATAGCTTGGGTCGAGCCTGGCGAAGCTGCTCGGAGGGTGCGCGAGTTGGAACTCAAATCACTGCTGGTGGATTTCAAGCCAAAGGGAAAGCGCAAAGGTGTTTGA